One window from the genome of Pseudonocardia hierapolitana encodes:
- a CDS encoding glycoside hydrolase family 16 protein, producing MSVLLPAIVSTCAVLAAGQAEPAPADPSECATTAAERYGWGEPTRRSDFSDGLPGDWHPYGPEPGHDKKGIRTPEAISVADGVVTISATRDGTTGAMSWHPGQRYGRWEACVRSEAASGGLNALLLLWPVAEDFPVGGEIDWMEILSDDRQETDFFLHYGPDNDQDHGSVRHDATQWSAYALEWTPEKITAYVNGEEWYANTDTEKFPPRPMNMTMQLDYFPPAGGPAAMHMDWAMQWALPESEPAELSLAPGDPATGQPDDFPERAPRRLR from the coding sequence ATGTCCGTTTTGCTGCCGGCGATCGTCAGTACGTGCGCCGTGTTGGCTGCCGGCCAGGCCGAGCCTGCGCCTGCCGACCCGTCCGAGTGCGCCACGACGGCCGCCGAGCGCTACGGCTGGGGTGAGCCGACCCGGCGCTCCGACTTCTCCGACGGTCTGCCCGGCGACTGGCACCCGTACGGCCCCGAGCCGGGCCACGACAAGAAGGGGATCCGCACCCCGGAGGCGATCTCGGTGGCCGACGGCGTCGTCACGATCTCCGCGACCCGGGACGGCACGACGGGCGCGATGAGCTGGCACCCCGGGCAGCGCTACGGGCGCTGGGAGGCGTGCGTGCGCTCCGAGGCGGCGTCCGGCGGGCTGAACGCGCTGCTGCTGCTCTGGCCGGTCGCCGAGGACTTCCCGGTGGGGGGCGAGATCGACTGGATGGAGATCCTGTCCGACGACCGGCAGGAGACCGACTTCTTCCTGCACTACGGGCCGGACAACGACCAGGACCACGGGTCCGTGCGGCACGACGCGACGCAGTGGTCGGCCTACGCACTCGAATGGACCCCGGAGAAGATCACCGCCTACGTGAACGGCGAGGAGTGGTACGCCAACACCGACACCGAGAAGTTCCCGCCCCGGCCGATGAACATGACCATGCAGCTGGACTACTTCCCGCCGGCAGGCGGCCCGGCCGCGATGCACATGGACTGGGCCATGCAGTGGGCATTGCCGGAGAGCGAGCCGGCCGAGCTGTCCCTCGCCCCCGGTGACCCGGCCACCGGCCAGCCGGACGACTTCCCCGAACGCGCCCCGAGACGTCTGCGGTGA
- a CDS encoding FAD-binding oxidoreductase: MPAPADPLVADLLAALPADRVLVDPDVVAPFLHDEAEWAAYGRAAAVVRPRSTAEVAAVVAACARHVRPLVPRGAGTGLSGGANAVDGCVVLSTERMREIVEIDEAERLAVVQPGVVNDDLRAAAAERGLWYPPDPASSPWSTIGGNVATNAGGLCCVKYGVTRDYVLALEVVTAAGDVVRVGRRTAKGVAGYDLAGLMVGSEGTLGVITEITVRLRPLRTGTPRTVVGFFDTLTAAGDAVSRVTARGLQPSAFELIDRVCLHAVNSWKHAGLPEDAAALLLAQTDLPEPAAEQEAAAIHAEFEAAGARDAVFSTDPVEADALFDARRLAYPALEQRGDAMLTEDVCLPRARLAEMLARVEEIAARHDVLIANIAHAGDGNLHPLLITPHGDEPAKRRAQAAFDDIVDAALALGGTVTGEHGVGLLKLPGMRAELGPEVLALQRAVKQALDPHGILNPGKVVS; encoded by the coding sequence GTGCCCGCCCCTGCTGATCCACTCGTCGCCGACCTCCTCGCCGCGCTCCCGGCCGACCGCGTGCTCGTCGACCCGGACGTCGTGGCGCCCTTCCTGCACGACGAGGCCGAGTGGGCCGCCTACGGGCGGGCGGCTGCGGTGGTCCGCCCGCGGAGCACGGCCGAGGTCGCCGCGGTGGTCGCAGCGTGCGCCCGGCACGTGCGCCCGCTGGTGCCGCGCGGCGCCGGAACCGGCCTGTCCGGCGGGGCGAACGCGGTCGACGGGTGCGTGGTGCTGTCCACCGAGCGGATGCGCGAGATCGTCGAGATCGACGAGGCCGAGCGGCTCGCCGTCGTGCAGCCGGGTGTGGTCAACGACGACCTGCGCGCGGCCGCCGCGGAGCGCGGCCTGTGGTACCCGCCGGACCCCGCGAGCTCCCCGTGGTCGACCATCGGCGGCAACGTCGCCACCAACGCAGGCGGCCTCTGCTGCGTGAAGTACGGCGTCACGCGCGACTACGTGCTCGCCCTCGAGGTCGTGACGGCGGCGGGCGACGTGGTGCGGGTCGGGCGGCGCACCGCGAAGGGCGTGGCAGGCTACGACCTCGCCGGGCTGATGGTCGGCTCGGAGGGCACCCTCGGGGTGATCACCGAGATCACCGTGCGGCTGCGCCCGCTGCGCACCGGCACCCCGCGCACGGTCGTCGGCTTCTTCGACACGCTCACCGCAGCGGGCGACGCGGTCTCCCGGGTCACGGCGCGCGGGCTCCAGCCCTCGGCGTTCGAGCTGATCGACCGCGTGTGCCTGCACGCCGTCAACTCCTGGAAGCACGCAGGCCTGCCAGAGGACGCGGCCGCGCTCCTGCTCGCCCAGACCGACCTCCCCGAGCCCGCTGCGGAGCAGGAGGCAGCGGCGATCCACGCGGAGTTCGAGGCGGCAGGCGCCCGGGACGCGGTCTTCTCGACCGACCCGGTGGAGGCCGACGCGCTCTTCGACGCCCGCCGCCTGGCCTATCCGGCCCTCGAACAGCGCGGCGACGCGATGCTCACCGAGGACGTCTGCCTCCCGCGCGCACGCCTCGCCGAGATGCTCGCCCGCGTCGAGGAGATCGCGGCGCGCCACGACGTGCTGATCGCCAACATCGCGCACGCGGGCGACGGGAACCTGCACCCGCTGCTCATCACCCCGCACGGCGACGAGCCCGCGAAGCGGCGCGCGCAGGCCGCGTTCGACGACATCGTCGACGCCGCGCTCGCCCTCGGCGGCACCGTCACCGGGGAGCACGGCGTCGGCCTGCTGAAGCTGCCGGGCATGCGCGCCGAGCTCGGCCCCGAGGTCCTCGCGCTGCAACGCGCGGTGAAGCAGGCACTGGATCCGCACGGGATCCTCAACCCCGGCAAGGTGGTTTCGTGA
- a CDS encoding CHAD domain-containing protein: MTDTTTRTESRTFRGAAEAGSPRLDALPGVHREDAVPQQVLEVERFDTADHRLAAAGITLAVHRTDGEQPHWRLDFPDDDRGEELRVPLAPDAPPVPDVPSELAELVRGVVRDGELRPSGQVRRVRTGSRLLGEDDRLLATVVHDHVTVATLGSSTEGAAWTEVHAHDMSDGGLAEALERRLGEAGLKPATTSAEAELDRLLRPPARQRRGSGGKRMKPGTAGAALVEYLAAQVDRLAAEDLRARRGEPDSVHQLRVAARRLRSALQSYRRLVDRERTEPVVDSLRELARSLAPARDAEVLHERIRDGLGGLKPELLLGPVQAQVTRHYARVEGEAAAAVLSALDGDEYARLRRDLDDLLQDPPLTKRAARPARKELPAHVARAARRLSRAVEVAVDPAVPAEERDIAVHDARKAGKRLRYATEVARPAVGKDAKRFAKELKGFQDALGEHQDTVVARDALRELATQASGKGENGFAFGVLHGRDAARAAEIEAQLPDLWATAWRPRNRRWLG; the protein is encoded by the coding sequence ATGACGGACACGACGACCCGCACCGAGAGCCGCACCTTCCGCGGAGCCGCCGAGGCCGGCAGTCCCCGGCTCGACGCGCTTCCCGGGGTCCACCGCGAGGACGCCGTTCCGCAGCAGGTACTCGAGGTCGAGCGCTTCGACACCGCGGACCACCGGCTCGCCGCGGCCGGGATCACGCTCGCCGTGCACCGGACCGACGGCGAGCAGCCGCACTGGCGGCTCGACTTCCCGGACGACGACCGCGGCGAGGAGCTGCGCGTCCCGCTCGCCCCCGACGCACCGCCGGTCCCGGACGTGCCGAGTGAGCTGGCCGAGCTGGTGCGCGGCGTCGTGCGGGACGGCGAGCTGCGCCCCTCCGGCCAGGTCCGCCGGGTGCGGACGGGTTCGCGGCTGCTGGGCGAGGACGACCGCCTGCTCGCCACGGTGGTCCACGACCACGTCACGGTCGCCACGCTCGGCTCGTCCACCGAGGGCGCGGCGTGGACCGAGGTGCACGCCCACGACATGTCCGACGGCGGGCTCGCCGAGGCGCTCGAGCGGCGGCTCGGCGAGGCCGGGCTGAAGCCCGCGACGACGTCGGCGGAGGCCGAGCTGGACCGCCTGTTGCGCCCGCCCGCCCGGCAGCGGCGCGGGTCGGGTGGGAAGCGCATGAAGCCCGGGACCGCGGGCGCGGCACTCGTCGAGTACCTGGCCGCGCAGGTCGATCGGCTCGCCGCCGAGGACCTGCGTGCCCGGCGCGGCGAGCCGGACTCCGTGCACCAGCTGCGGGTGGCCGCGCGGCGTTTGCGCAGCGCGCTGCAGTCCTACCGGCGGCTGGTGGACCGCGAGCGCACCGAGCCGGTCGTGGACTCCCTGCGGGAGCTCGCCCGCTCGCTCGCCCCGGCCCGCGACGCCGAGGTGTTGCACGAGCGGATCCGCGACGGACTCGGCGGCTTGAAACCGGAGCTGCTGCTCGGGCCGGTGCAGGCGCAGGTCACCCGGCACTACGCGCGCGTGGAGGGGGAGGCCGCTGCGGCCGTGCTCAGCGCGCTGGACGGCGACGAGTACGCCCGCCTGCGCCGCGATCTCGACGACCTGCTGCAGGACCCCCCGCTCACGAAGCGCGCGGCGCGACCCGCCCGCAAGGAGCTGCCCGCGCACGTCGCGCGGGCGGCACGGCGGCTGTCCCGCGCGGTAGAGGTGGCGGTCGATCCCGCCGTTCCGGCCGAGGAGCGGGACATCGCGGTTCACGACGCCAGGAAGGCAGGCAAGCGGCTGCGCTACGCCACCGAGGTCGCCCGGCCGGCGGTCGGGAAGGACGCGAAGCGGTTCGCGAAGGAGCTCAAGGGGTTCCAGGACGCCCTCGGTGAGCACCAGGACACCGTGGTGGCCCGCGACGCCCTCCGCGAGCTCGCCACCCAGGCGTCCGGGAAGGGGGAGAACGGCTTCGCGTTCGGCGTCCTGCACGGCCGCGATGCCGCCCGCGCCGCGGAGATCGAGGCGCAGCTGCCGGACCTGTGGGCGACGGCCTGGCGCCCCCGCAACCGCCGCTGGCTCGGCTGA
- a CDS encoding carbohydrate kinase: protein MSRRGPAISTPIENGIVAVAGEALVDLVPAPVGDYIEAAPGGSPANVAVALARLGVPARLLARIADDMLGRRIREHLTVNGVQLDHAVAAAEQTSLAMVAVGPDGGASYDFRVTGTADWQWTADELDGALDGPVVALHSGSLALTTPPGAAVLRELISRAAASVTISYDPNCRPLLMGEPAGVLPGVHELLAVADVVKVSAEDLEWLVPGTSPQDVIEDWLARGPAIVAVTLGGEGVLAGTASGVRTRRPGVPVTVIDTVGAGDTFSAALLAGLHRRGLLGAAARPALRGVDAETFDALLDEAALAAAITCSRRGADPPTADDLLSRRPG, encoded by the coding sequence CTGAGCCGAAGGGGACCCGCCATCAGCACACCGATCGAGAACGGGATCGTCGCCGTCGCGGGCGAGGCGCTCGTCGACCTGGTCCCGGCGCCCGTCGGCGACTACATCGAGGCCGCCCCGGGCGGGAGCCCCGCGAACGTGGCGGTGGCGCTCGCCCGGCTCGGGGTTCCTGCGCGGCTGCTCGCCCGCATCGCCGACGACATGCTCGGCCGCCGCATCCGCGAGCACCTCACCGTCAACGGCGTGCAGCTCGACCACGCCGTCGCCGCGGCCGAACAGACGTCGCTCGCGATGGTGGCGGTCGGGCCGGACGGCGGGGCGAGCTACGACTTCCGGGTCACCGGCACGGCCGACTGGCAGTGGACCGCCGACGAACTCGACGGGGCCCTCGACGGGCCGGTCGTCGCGCTGCACTCCGGCTCGCTCGCGCTCACCACACCACCGGGCGCGGCCGTGCTGCGCGAGCTGATCTCGCGGGCGGCGGCGTCGGTGACGATCAGCTACGACCCGAACTGCCGCCCCCTGCTCATGGGCGAGCCGGCCGGCGTGCTGCCGGGCGTGCACGAGCTGCTGGCCGTCGCCGACGTGGTGAAGGTCAGCGCCGAGGACCTGGAGTGGCTCGTACCGGGCACCTCGCCACAGGACGTGATCGAGGACTGGCTCGCCCGCGGCCCGGCGATCGTCGCCGTCACGCTCGGCGGGGAGGGTGTGCTGGCCGGCACCGCATCCGGCGTACGCACCCGGCGCCCCGGGGTGCCCGTCACCGTGATCGACACCGTCGGCGCGGGCGACACGTTCTCCGCCGCCCTGCTCGCCGGGCTGCACCGGCGCGGGCTGCTCGGCGCCGCAGCCCGCCCCGCGCTGCGTGGTGTCGACGCCGAGACGTTCGACGCCCTGCTCGACGAGGCCGCGCTCGCCGCCGCGATCACCTGCAGCCGCCGGGGGGCCGACCCGCCCACGGCGGACGACCTGCTCTCCCGTCGCCCCGGCTGA
- a CDS encoding type VII secretion target, with protein MDGFRVDDGALSRHAQDVDALTARLRNAAGAGTPLGLGAYGLIGQVFAAAAVDATATASRSVARLAEGGQAIGDGVRAAVRDYQEAERRVAAPFGTGR; from the coding sequence GTCGACGACGGGGCCCTCTCCCGGCACGCGCAGGACGTCGACGCGCTCACCGCCCGGCTGCGCAACGCCGCGGGCGCCGGCACGCCGCTGGGGCTCGGTGCCTACGGGTTGATCGGGCAGGTGTTCGCGGCAGCGGCCGTCGACGCCACCGCCACCGCGTCGCGGTCGGTCGCCCGGCTCGCCGAGGGGGGCCAGGCGATCGGCGACGGCGTGCGGGCCGCCGTCCGCGACTACCAGGAGGCCGAACGGCGCGTCGCGGCGCCGTTCGGCACGGGCCGATGA
- a CDS encoding DUF1565 domain-containing protein encodes MTRIGAIALVALCGVLAGPTTVMADAPGTYQVDPALGDDGTGTGSVAAPFRTIARALAAAQPGETVVLRPGTYDEHVVTVRPGVTVTGPRSAVLRGADTSQRVFEVQHDDTTLRGFTIDGKVCDALVKECFRGRAIWVQSTVAHRGLSGTTIDGMLLANLGGECVRMKYFTTGSLVTRNTIGPCGMWDFTVPNTGTGQNGEGVYIGTAPEQLDRNPTPEPDGSNGNAVHGNAIDTRAGECVDIKEAARDNDVAHNLCTGQGPRNGNSGAMDSRGPSNTFRFNVIHHNAAAGVRIGGDRPGDAVGNDVLHNVITDNARGGIKVQEFGPHGTICGNLMRGNVGGDAVGTFKDTIGDPRAPC; translated from the coding sequence ATGACCAGGATCGGGGCGATCGCGCTCGTCGCCCTCTGCGGCGTTCTCGCCGGACCGACAACCGTGATGGCGGATGCTCCGGGCACCTACCAGGTGGACCCGGCGTTGGGCGACGACGGCACCGGCACGGGTTCGGTCGCCGCCCCCTTCCGCACGATCGCCCGGGCGCTCGCGGCGGCTCAGCCGGGCGAGACCGTGGTGCTGCGCCCGGGGACGTACGACGAGCACGTCGTCACCGTGCGCCCCGGTGTCACCGTGACCGGGCCCCGCAGCGCCGTGCTGCGGGGTGCGGACACCTCCCAGCGGGTGTTCGAGGTCCAGCACGACGACACCACACTGCGCGGCTTCACCATCGACGGGAAGGTCTGCGACGCGCTCGTCAAGGAGTGCTTCCGCGGCCGGGCGATCTGGGTGCAGAGCACGGTCGCGCATCGCGGACTCAGCGGCACCACGATCGACGGAATGCTCCTCGCGAACCTCGGCGGCGAATGCGTCCGCATGAAGTACTTCACGACCGGCAGCCTCGTCACCCGCAACACGATCGGGCCGTGCGGCATGTGGGACTTCACGGTGCCGAACACCGGCACCGGCCAGAACGGCGAGGGCGTCTACATCGGCACCGCCCCCGAGCAGCTCGACCGCAACCCCACGCCCGAGCCGGACGGGAGCAACGGCAACGCGGTGCACGGCAACGCCATCGACACCCGGGCCGGCGAGTGCGTCGACATCAAGGAGGCCGCGCGCGACAACGACGTCGCCCACAACCTCTGCACGGGGCAGGGGCCGCGCAACGGCAACTCCGGCGCGATGGACTCCCGCGGGCCGTCCAACACGTTCCGGTTCAACGTCATCCACCACAACGCCGCGGCCGGCGTCCGCATCGGCGGCGACCGGCCCGGTGACGCCGTGGGCAACGACGTCCTCCACAACGTGATCACCGACAACGCCCGCGGCGGCATCAAGGTCCAGGAGTTCGGGCCGCACGGGACGATCTGCGGCAACCTGATGCGCGGCAACGTCGGCGGCGACGCCGTCGGCACCTTCAAGGACACGATCGGCGACCCCAGGGCGCCCTGCTGA
- a CDS encoding PHP domain-containing protein, whose amino-acid sequence MTETRDAVADLRRIAFLLERAHESTYRVRAFRTAAAVLRRRDPEEIAQLVRTGELVRLKGVGEVTAKCVAESVRGEPPAYLQKLEAIEPSPLDRAAEGLLEAICGDCHSHTDASDGGSPLREMVETAQALGHDYLVITDHSPRLTVANGLSADRLRAQLEDIAELNAELGTGFRVLTGIEVDINEDGSLDQDEDLLAQLDVVVASVHSKLRMPRAEMTERMLTAIDNPHVDVLGHCTGRMVTGNRKRPESQFDADAVFAACAERGVAVEVNSRPERLDPPKRLLRLALDAGCHFTIDTDAHAPGQLDWLRNGCERAAECEVPTERIMNTWPAERLLTRTRG is encoded by the coding sequence GTGACCGAGACCCGGGATGCCGTTGCCGACCTGCGGCGGATCGCCTTCCTGCTCGAGCGCGCGCACGAGTCGACCTACCGGGTCAGGGCCTTCCGCACTGCGGCCGCGGTGCTGCGCCGGCGTGACCCGGAGGAGATCGCGCAACTCGTGCGCACGGGGGAGCTGGTTCGGCTCAAGGGGGTCGGGGAGGTCACGGCGAAGTGCGTGGCGGAGTCGGTGCGCGGTGAACCCCCGGCGTACCTGCAGAAGCTCGAGGCGATCGAGCCGTCGCCGCTCGACCGGGCCGCGGAGGGGCTGCTGGAGGCGATCTGCGGGGACTGCCACAGCCACACCGACGCCTCCGACGGCGGGTCGCCCCTGCGGGAGATGGTCGAGACGGCGCAGGCGCTCGGCCACGACTACCTGGTGATCACCGACCACTCGCCGCGGCTGACCGTCGCGAACGGCCTGTCCGCGGACCGGCTGCGGGCCCAGCTGGAGGACATCGCGGAGCTCAACGCTGAGCTGGGTACCGGGTTCCGGGTGCTCACCGGCATCGAGGTCGACATCAACGAGGACGGGTCCCTCGACCAGGACGAGGACCTGCTCGCCCAGCTGGACGTCGTGGTCGCCTCGGTGCACTCGAAGCTGCGGATGCCGCGCGCCGAGATGACCGAGCGGATGCTCACCGCCATCGACAACCCGCACGTCGACGTGCTCGGGCACTGCACGGGCCGGATGGTCACCGGAAACCGGAAACGGCCGGAGTCCCAGTTCGACGCGGACGCGGTGTTCGCGGCGTGCGCCGAGCGCGGGGTGGCGGTGGAGGTGAACTCGCGGCCGGAGCGGCTCGACCCGCCGAAGCGGTTGCTGCGCCTCGCGCTCGATGCCGGGTGCCACTTCACGATCGACACCGACGCCCACGCCCCCGGCCAGCTCGACTGGCTGCGCAACGGCTGCGAGCGCGCCGCCGAGTGCGAGGTGCCCACCGAGCGGATCATGAACACCTGGCCCGCGGAAAGGCTTCTCACCCGTACGCGTGGCTGA
- a CDS encoding SRPBCC family protein, whose protein sequence is MAQVTARTERTIDAPAERVRAALADYEKVRRAILTDHYRDYRVEAGGQGGGTRVHWLLQATNKRVRDQLVEVTTPGDDRIVEKDANSSMVTTWTVTPAGPDRSVVAVESSWKGAGGIGGFFERTFAPKGLQRIHDGVLENLATSLRD, encoded by the coding sequence ATGGCACAGGTGACGGCGCGGACCGAGCGCACGATCGACGCCCCCGCTGAGCGGGTGCGCGCGGCGCTCGCCGACTACGAGAAGGTGCGGCGGGCGATCCTCACCGACCACTACCGGGACTACCGCGTGGAGGCGGGCGGCCAGGGCGGAGGCACTCGCGTGCACTGGCTCCTGCAGGCCACGAACAAGCGGGTGCGCGACCAGCTCGTGGAGGTCACCACGCCCGGCGACGACCGGATCGTCGAGAAGGACGCGAACTCGAGCATGGTCACCACCTGGACCGTCACGCCCGCGGGGCCCGACCGCAGCGTCGTCGCCGTCGAGAGCAGCTGGAAGGGCGCGGGCGGCATCGGCGGCTTCTTCGAGCGCACCTTCGCCCCCAAGGGCCTGCAGCGGATCCACGACGGCGTGCTGGAGAACCTCGCGACCTCGCTGCGCGACTGA
- a CDS encoding AMP-binding protein encodes MTPLFPALLDPDDRPALRFGDDALTYRRLAGAAGALAGSLAGRQRVAVHATPTIHTAVGVTAALLAGVAAVPVNPKLGERELGHVVGDCAPDLVLAAPGAPLPGPLAALPRLDVDLTAAGPVPAHEPPPDVPALVIYTSGTTGPPKGAVLPRSAVAYDLDALAEAWDWTSDDLLAHALPLFHVHGLVLGVLGPLRRGGSLHHIGRLDAPVLAAAGASMVFGVPTQYHRLAGQLESDPESAKEIGRARLLVSGSAALTAVDHARIHRATGLAVRERYGLTETLILTAARAADEPEVGAVGRPLRGTEIRLAPLAGPGGPSRQRSGEDDGLGAIEVRGPSLFTGYLNRPDATAAAHTADGWFATGDIGRWTESGALAIVGRSATDLIKSGGYKIGAGEIENALLEHPAVAEAAVVGVPDPDLGERIVAHVVPAGTAPEERELIDHVAALLAPHKRPREVRFTEALPRNDMGKVQKSRLPRE; translated from the coding sequence GTGACTCCGCTGTTCCCCGCCCTCCTCGACCCGGACGACCGGCCCGCGCTGCGGTTCGGCGACGACGCGCTGACCTACCGCCGGCTCGCAGGCGCCGCAGGGGCGCTCGCGGGCTCGCTCGCGGGGCGGCAGCGCGTCGCCGTGCACGCCACGCCGACGATCCACACGGCCGTCGGGGTCACGGCGGCGCTGCTCGCGGGCGTCGCGGCGGTGCCGGTGAACCCGAAGCTGGGGGAGCGGGAGCTCGGGCACGTCGTCGGCGACTGCGCGCCCGACCTCGTGCTGGCCGCGCCCGGTGCGCCCCTGCCCGGTCCGCTCGCGGCGCTGCCGCGGCTGGACGTCGACCTCACAGCGGCCGGGCCGGTACCGGCGCACGAGCCGCCGCCCGACGTCCCGGCGCTCGTGATCTACACGTCCGGCACCACCGGGCCGCCGAAGGGCGCCGTGCTGCCGCGCAGCGCCGTGGCGTACGACCTCGACGCGCTCGCCGAGGCGTGGGACTGGACGTCCGACGACCTGCTCGCCCACGCCCTGCCGCTGTTCCACGTGCACGGTCTGGTGCTGGGCGTGCTCGGCCCGCTGCGGCGCGGCGGGAGCCTGCACCACATTGGCAGGCTCGACGCGCCGGTGCTGGCCGCGGCGGGCGCGTCGATGGTGTTCGGCGTGCCGACGCAGTACCACCGGCTCGCCGGCCAGCTCGAGTCCGACCCGGAGTCGGCGAAGGAGATCGGCCGGGCGCGGCTGCTCGTGTCCGGGTCGGCCGCGCTCACGGCCGTCGACCACGCCCGGATCCACCGTGCCACCGGCCTCGCCGTGCGCGAGCGCTACGGGCTCACCGAGACGCTGATCCTCACCGCGGCGCGGGCCGCCGACGAGCCCGAGGTCGGCGCCGTGGGCCGGCCTCTGCGCGGCACCGAGATCCGGCTCGCGCCGCTTGCCGGCCCCGGCGGCCCGAGCCGACAGCGCAGCGGCGAGGACGACGGGCTGGGCGCGATCGAGGTGCGCGGGCCCAGCCTGTTCACCGGCTACCTCAACCGCCCCGACGCCACGGCCGCCGCGCACACCGCGGACGGCTGGTTCGCCACCGGGGACATCGGCCGCTGGACCGAGAGCGGCGCGCTCGCGATCGTCGGCCGCAGCGCCACCGACCTGATCAAGTCCGGTGGGTACAAGATCGGTGCGGGCGAGATCGAGAACGCGCTGCTCGAGCACCCCGCTGTGGCTGAGGCCGCAGTTGTCGGGGTGCCGGACCCCGACCTCGGGGAACGGATCGTCGCGCACGTCGTGCCCGCGGGCACCGCGCCGGAGGAGCGAGAGCTGATCGACCACGTCGCCGCGCTGCTCGCGCCGCACAAGCGGCCGCGCGAGGTCCGGTTCACCGAGGCGCTCCCGCGCAACGACATGGGGAAGGTGCAGAAGTCCCGCCTTCCGCGGGAGTGA